The segment TGGAtctcccatcccattccactaGTTCCAAACACAGTCCATACCCCCTGACTAGGGCTGTGTGCTGTAAGGGAAGCACTTGGAGCACAAACATGGCTGGATACAGCTACCAAGAAGCACAGGGCAGGTGTAGTCCTGGCTTGGCTCTACCTTGTCATCTGAGGAGAAGGCATAGACAGCCAAGGGCCGCTCCCGGCTGTTGATGAAGTCAATGGCTTCATCCACGTTGGTGATGATGACGATGGGCAGGATGGGCCCAAAGATCTCCTCCTGCATGACGGGATCTGAGGGCTGCACATCCACCAGCAcggtgggagctgcagagaggaaaCCTGACAGCATCAGCCGGGCACAGAGGTCGGAGATGGCACCTTGGTGATCCCCCAGGACACATCACCTGTACCAAAGGCCACCTGGCCAAGTACCCAGTTCCCCTCATACTCTTCTCCAAACCTGGAATGTGCTCCATGCAAGGATGCAGATGTGAGTGACCCCCAAGCCTCACCGATGTAGCGCTCGGCCTCGTCCGTCTGTCCCCCGATGGCCACGCGCCCGCTGCCCAGCAGCGCCCGCAGGCGCTGGAACTGCTTGTCACTCACAATGCGGCCAAAGTCCGGGGATTCTCGGGGGTTGGGGCCATAGAAATCATTGATGGCCttttgcagggctgggagcagcttctcctgcaTCTCCAAGGTGCAGAGCAGGTAGTCAGGCGCGATGCAGGTCTGCCCCGCATTGAAGAAGCGGCCCCAGGCCACACGTCGTGCCACATTGGTCACATCACAGGTGTCAGACACGTAGCAGGGGTTCTTGCCCCCCAGCTCCAGTGTCACCGGTGTCAGGTGCTTGGCAGCGGCTGTCATCACAATCCGCCCCACCGGGGAGCTGCCTGTGGGTAGGGAAAACATGGATTGAGGTGGGAATCCCACCAGCCATcgcacagctctgggatgtggcactgggtccCACCAGACCTCAGATACACATCCCAGATCCTCCAACAGATCCTGGTACACATCTCCAACCCAATCCCTGCCTTCTTCTCCAGGGATGTCTGGAGGGAATTCATCTTCCTCCTCACACAAaatccaggcagggctctgctctgtcccaTGGGACGTACCAGTGAAGAAGATGTAGTCAAACTTGTTCTCCAGCAGCCTGGTGGTCTCCTGCACACCACCAGTCACCACAGCAAAGCACTCCTGCAAGGAAATGAGAAAGGCCCCCTCTTGTCACCATCTGTCCCCACCAATAGCACCCTGGGAGGCTGGGACACTGGCTGGGCATGGAGGAAGGAAGTTGGGCAGTACATGGAACCAGAGATGCTGTGTGAGGCAGGCTCAGAACACAGGGGTGCCTCAGCCATGccacagggatgggggaagAGTGTCCCACCTTGTCCAGGTACCTGGGCAGCGCTTCTGCCACGAGTCTTTCTGTCTTCTTGGACACCTCAGAGGGTTTGACAATGACACAGTTCCCTGGCGAAGACAGAGAGGATGTTGGAGCTGTGACATGGTGACAGCCAGCCCCTCTATGGACGAAGTGCCCTCACCAgtgcttggcactgctgggatcctCCAGGCCAGGGGACTGGAAGTTTGGGCTCACCGGCAGCGATGGCCCCGATGAGGGGCACCAGGAAGAGTTGAATGGGGTAATTCCAGGGCACTATGATGAGCACCACCCCGTAGGGGTCCTTGCGGATGAAGGCAGAGTCCAGCTGCATTGCCTGTGGGACACCCGCCACATCAGGTCCCACCCTGCACCAccatcccacccagctctgcctcccatcctctctctcccctctcacCAGAATCCTGTCCACCTTCTCATCCTTCATCCAGCGGGACAGGTTGTTCAGGGTCTCATGGAGCTCATTCTTGCACACGAGGATCTCAGATAATTCGGTTTCAAAGGGTGCCTACAGACACCAAGGATGCAACATGTGACCTTGGCATATCCTGCAGCTCTTATCCCAGTGCTCCATAGTGTTTTGCCCAGGACTTGGGGACTGGAGCCCTCTACATCCCATGCTGGATTCAAATCCCTAAGGGCATTGAGCACCCCCTGTGTCTGCAACATGATGCTTTTAAGCACTGATTgcttaaaaataggaaaaattatgCAGATCCCATTCATCCAGACAACAGGAAGAATAGGGAGGGTGTCCAAAGGGACTAGGCtggggaagagaaaacaatGAGCCCTGTGTGGTATTAAGGCTCTGGCTACAGAGCCAGGGGATCTGGGCTCAGGGAGTCACAACCTGGGTGAGCCCCGTGGGAGGAAAGGGGGTGACATCAGGTGGGAAGttcagggcagggagcagggacagaaatcTGGGATTAATTTGCCCAGGgaagagggaaactgaggctggTGGGTGTGGGACTGGTTATCCCTGTCAAGGTGCCGCTCACCACACCCTCTGTCTATGGCAGAGCATGGATGGACTTTGGAGTACGGGTGACAGTGACATGCTTCATCTCAGTCTCCCAAATCCAGAGGCTGTGAGTCcgaggcagagcccaggcagggctggagaacCCAATGAGAGGAGGACAAAGCACCCCCAGCTGGGCTGTAGGAGCCTCTCAGCTCCTCCGGCCACCAAGTcctcctgttcctgtcccctcTCACCTTGCCCAAGTCAGAGGCAGTGGCATCCATGATCTGCTGCTTCTTGTCATCCAGGAAGCGTCCCAGAGCCTCCAGCTGGGCCACACGGTATTCCATGGGCCGAGTCTTCCCAGAGAGCCAGGATGCCCGCAGGTGGCTGACCAGCCCTGCAAAGGGGttcctgctgtggggacaggggtgtTAGAGGGATGCCAGCCCCAttccagctcctcagagctccacatcatcccagcccagcatccagGTGCCACTCCAGAGAGAGGATGGAGCACTGGGACCCCTCCTGCCACCCGTCCGTCCCTCCACACTGTCACCTCAGGGTGTCACCATCCACACTCTCGTTCCCAGCATTGCCCTCGGGGGCTCTCTTGGCCTCGCTCTCAGGAAGCTGGGGGAAGACAGTTCCAGTCTCCATGCTCCCACAGGTGCAGCATGGGATGGTTGCACCGGGGTTATCAACCACAACTTCTCTCTTCTCAGCTAACACGGTGGCTGCcagcttcctgccctgccctctggctgCCTTCCCCTTGCCTGCCCTCTGGCTGTCCTTCCCCttgcctgcctgccctgccacacCTCCCTTCCAGCTATAACTGCTTGGGGAGGGAAACGCCCCCCAACCCTCCCAGCACCCCCCAGACCAGAGGAGGGAGGCACAAAGAGAGGCTGGCAGAGAGTTTGATGCAAAGTCTTTACTACAGGCAGAGTTACACGGAGCAAAGAGCAACAGCAAGGAGGGAGAGAGGTTCATTCCAAAGGAAAAGTCCGTATGAGGGGAGATGGGACTGATGGGAGCACCTCTCCACCAGAAAGAGAAGTTTGGActaagaaaaagattttggtcATTTCAGCTGTGTCCTGGAAAATGGTTTGGAGCAGAGGCCACAAAGGGTGCAGGAGAGGATGTCCATCCCGGCTGTCTGACATGCTCCAGCGAGGCAAAGGACACAGCGAGGAAGTGGGGAGTGTGATGAAGAGGGAGAGTGGGACAGTTCCAGTTCTTCCCGCTGACTCCGTGGCATCTTCAGAGCAGGGCACGGCAGCCTCAGAGCAGGGTGCAGGTGCCCCTGCGCTTCACCTCGAAGGTGGTGGTGAGGAGCCCCAACTTCTGCTGGGTGTAGGGGGGGTAGCGCGGGGTGTTGAGCGTCTCCAGCCCCATGTTCCGGTGCAGGCAGCCACGGTGGAGGGAGAAGGTGTCAAAGGTGAACTTCCCATGGTATTTTCCCAGGCCACTGTTCCCTGAAACACACAGGACAGGTCCATGCTCAGGATGGGACTCTGTTCCTGATGATGCCTTCTCCAAGCATcaaaatgagggaaaaagaCAACTACGGGAttttctgagcagcacagacatGGTGGAGGAATTCCATTTTCCAGTGCCTCCTCCAGGTATATCATGCTCAGTCCAGCCAAtcttgctgcagctcagcagtttGGAGGCCCCAGCATCTCCTTTTTACCCACTCCATTTATCTACACAAGCTTTGCTGGGTTCTGCAAGTCTTGATTTCACTCCATGATGCTCCACCGTATCtgcccacagctggagctgttcgACCCTCTTCCCGGAACTCTAAAAGCCTGGAGCCACATTGGCAACACCAGTTCTCCCAGTTCCTGTGGCTGGTTTAACTGGAGGTTAAGTGACTTCTCAAGGAAGCTTTGGTGCCATCTCACCCCAATGACTTCAGCCCCTTCACCTGCTCTAAAGTGGCTTTACCTAATAATTGAAGGTGGTTGGTCTGAATCATTCCAAATTAAGATAAGTTACGGAATGGGAAGTACAAAAAATTGTTCCCTGAGCCACAGGCAGGTGAGGAATTAATTGTCTGGGTGTTTCATTATGTCTGACTCAGGTGCCAGCGCCGACAGAGATGCTGAGCAAGAGCAGCACCAAATGAAGGGACTTatcccagaaatattttggGAAGAGATCAAGTCATACGGAAGTATTCTGGGAAACAACATTCCTGTATTTCTGTATCCCTGGACCGTgctgcacccacagcccagagctAAGCAGCCTCACTTTTCacctgaaaaagcaaaaattggTGCCTCTGGAGACcaaaaatttcttcttctccaaGATCCTGGAAGAGTTTCTCCAGGTTTTCATAAGCACTTTGTTCCTAGTATTTTGTCCTAAAAGTTGGAATGAAGGTACAACCTGGCTCCTGAGGGACATTAAGGAATCCAGGCCAGAACCACACTGGCTGGAGGAAGAAACTTCCATTCCTCACCATGGCTCAGGCCACGGATCACACCTGGCTCCCAATGGCCAGGACTGGGGATTCTGGACCTACCAACGCCTCCAAAGGGCAGCGAGGTCAGTGTCACATGCATCAGGGTGTCGTTGCCACAGAAGCCTCCGCTGCTCGTCCGCTCCAGCACCTGGTTCACTatctgggagggagcagagaagGTAGATGAGGGGCTTGCACTTGGCAAACATTACCCAGTTTACCCACCAGATGTTCCCAGAGTGTCTGGGCTCTAAAGACCCTTCAGAGCGCATCCTGGGGCTCGTGGAGGAGGTGCCCAACTTCCCTCCCCACTTTTTCTGCTCCACAGACACACCTTGCTGTCGCAGGAGAAGGCATAGAGGGCCAATGGCCGTGGCCGTGCGTTGATGAAGTCAATGGCTTCATCCATGTTGGCGATTACAACGATGGGCAGGATGGGCCCAAAGACCTCCTCCTGCATGGCAGGGTCCGAGGGCAGCACATCTGCCAGCAcggtgggagctgcagagaggatCAGCCAGGCACAGAGGTTGGAGATGAAACCTCCCCTCAGGACCCATTTTTAAGCACCCCTAAAACTCTTTTCCCTCTAGAGCCTCCCCTCTCTACGCAGACCCGCTGAAAACCCCCAAGGTGCTCACCAAGATGTGAGTGACCCCCAAGCCTCACCGATGTAGCGCTCGGCCTCGTCCGTCTGTCCCCCGATGGCCACGCGCCCGCTGCCCAGCAGCGCCCGCAGGCGCTGGAACTGCTTGTCACTCACAATGCGGCCAAAATCTGGGGATTCTCGGGGGTTGGGGCCGAAAAACTCGGTGATGGCCTCACGCAGGGCGGGCATGAGCTTCTCCTGCATCTCCAAGGTGCAGAGCAGGTAGTCGGGCGCGATGCAGGTCTGCCCCGCGTTGAAGAAGCGGCCCCAGGCCACACGTCGTGCCACATTGGTCACATCACAGGTGTCAGACACGTAGCAGGGGTTCTTGCCCCCCAGCTCCAGTGTCACCGGTGTCAGGTGCTTGGCAGCGGCTGTCATCACAATCCGCCCCACCGGGGAGCTGCCTGTGGGTAGGGAAAACATGGATTGAGGTGGGAATCCCACCAGCCATcgcacagctctgggatgtggcactgggtcaCACCTGACCTCAGATACACATCCCAGATCCTCCAACAGATCCTGGCACCACATCtaggagggctctgctctgtcccaTGGGACGTACCAGTGAAGAAGATGTAGTCAAACTTGTTCTCCAGCAGCCTGGTGGTCTCCGGCACGCCACCAGTCACCACAGCAAAGCAGTCCtgcaaggaaacagaaaacatccccTTGTGTCACCATGTGTCCCCACCAACAGCATCCCAGGAAGCTGAGACATTGGCCGAGGATGGAGGGAGGAGGTTCTGCACATAGATGATGTGTGGGGATGGTGGGTGTGAGGCAGGCTTGGGAACACCATGGTCTAGGAACAACAGACAAGGACAAGAAGGGCTTCTCACACTGTCCAGGTAACAGCTCAGAGTTTCAGCAATGAGTCTCTCTGTGTTCTTGGAGATCTCTGAGGGTTTGATGATGGCACAGTTCCCTGAGGGAAGATGAACAGGACATCAGCACAGTGACATGGTGACAGAGACCCCTGTGGAGATCCTGGCACTTCCAGGCCAGGGGACTGGAAGTTTGGGCTCACCGGCAGCGATGGCCCCGATGAGGGGCACCAGGAAGAGGTGGATGGGGTAATTCCAGGGCGCTATGATGAGCACCACCCCGTAGGGGTCCTTGCGGATGAAGGCAGAGTCCAGTTGCATCACCTTTAAGGAAGAACATGATCTCAGCACTGCCTTCCCCACCAGCAATCCCTCTCCCCCACTTCGCTTTGCCCGGAGCTTCCTTCTTACCAGGTTCTTGTCCACGTGCTCATCCTTCATCCAGCTGCACAGGTTGTTGAGGGTGACATTGAGCTCATTCTTGCAGAGGAGGATCTCACTGAAGAAAGCCTCGAAGGATGGCTGGGGACAGACATCATGGAAGTGCCACCCCATCACTGACCCCATCATTGACCCTGTCACCCTAACACAAACCCCATTACCCAACACCAACCCCATCACCCTAGGAGGcatctctccctccttccaAACATCAATAGCAGGAGGATGTCTTCAGCAGAAGTTTCCATCACCTCCTGTAACTCCTAGGGAATATCAGTGACCCagaaattttatgaaaatagtTACTTggccagaaggaaaaaaaaccctcaaaatttaaaattctcatGCTATTTGTCAAATTCCTGAGCTCAGCACTGTGAACTGGCAACAGAACCCTGAGCCAAAGCAATGTCACCAAAGCTCCTGAAGAGCTGGTCCTGGTGGAAGGCATCCTTCCCACTTGAATGTTCAAGCTGGAAGCAAAGCCCCAACCTCCCTTTCACTGCCTGTGGACTAAAGCTGCACCTTTTAGTCTTAAATTTAGTCAAAGTCTTAAGACCTTGACTAAAGGGAAGTAATAAAAACCACAGCTTAAACCCCTTGTGATGGAGAAGTGGGTCCTCTTGATAGTTGCGGAGCACAGATTGGGATCATATCATCCTTGCAGGAGAAGTGAGAAGACACCAGGGATAGCCCAGCAGGCTCACTGGAGCCCCTTCATgacctggggagcaggggagcaaaGCTCCTGTGCTGTGACATCATATTTTGGACTCCTccaacccaaaaccacccctgGATTGGAGTCTTCCTCCCATCTCCACACCACTTTGGAGTTGGGAAGGCTGGTTGCTGATTCCCAGGATCTTCCACCACCAAGAGACCTTCAGGTCCCCAAAAGGCAGCTGCCAGGAGGTGCAAGGACCCTCTTGGAAGCGAGGGCTCAGGAGACATATGAGATAATGGAGTGAAGCAACGGGGCCATTCTCAACCCAGGATGACGATGGCATCACCAGGATAAGGAAGATGATGGTTCATTAAGAATTTTGATGAGATACAAAGGTTCTGAGATAGGACATTAAGTCTGAGGtcatcccagtgccaccaatCATGGGCACCAGAGAGGAACTGGCATTGCTGGAGGTGAGACACCACCTCAGCTACGTAAGAGCAGGTGAAGTGTCCATCTAGCTATGAGGGCCCGGCTGCATAACCAGCTCATTACTGGACAACCGGATCTAATTAGGAGTAATTAGGAAAGATGATGGACACACTCAGAGCACTGATGCCTATCAAGGCCTGGCTGAAGAAGAAGGCCTCACCTCCAACAAACAAGGCAATCAGGAGCCTTGGGAGATGGCAGGACAGGGAAAGACATCACTGAGGGCATGAGCCACTTCACTGATGCCGAACAAAGAGGTGAGGAttcatggaatcctggaatggattggcttggaagggaccttaaacctcATCCAATTCTGCCCcatcatgggcagggacaccctccactagcccaggttgctccaagccccatccagcctggccttgaacacttccagagatgatGAGCTGCGACCACTAGAATTATCCATAGTGTAGATGCTCCCACTTCACCAGCAGATcatccaggagctcctggcatgCCACAATACCCTGAGCCATATCCAGAGCCCTGCCCATGCCACCATGCCAGTGAAACCAGTCCCTTGGAGGCCCTGGGAGGAATGTGCAGTGCCAGCACATTGCACAATGCCAGTAATCCTGGGCGTGCCAGGCTGGCCAGGAGCACCCCAGGATGTCACCCTTGTGGAGGTCACGTGGACCCGCAGGATGCAGACCAGAGTGTGAAACGCTTCCACCTCGGCCGGTCACCGATAGGCCAACAGGGCCTTTGCCTGGTTTCAGGGCACCAGGGATGGGATCAACAGCACAGTCCCTCCACTATCCCTGGATCTGCAGGGATCCAGCACTAAGAAGATGCACCAGCCTGGGAGCACATCAAGGCATCAAGGGGGAATCAGGACCCCAAGGAagggacagccctgtgcccagacACTCACAAGGATACAGCACCCGGACAAGGGAGTCTGAAGGACTTCAAAGATGTGATGCCAGTAGCCCCCAATTCCCAGCCCCTCTTACCTTTCCCATATCCAATTCAGTGGCTTCCAGAATCTCCTGCTTCTTGTCATCCAGGAAGCGTCCCAGAGCCTCCAGCTGGGCCACACGGTATTCCATGGGCCGAGTCTTCCCAGAGAGCCAGGATGCCCGCAGGTGGCTTACCAGCCCTGCATAGGGGTTCCCACTGCAGGGGTGAGGGTGTTAGAGGGGACCCAGCTCCATTCTACCTCCCCAGAGCTTCATGTCATCCCAGATCCACATTATCCCATTCCAGCATGAAACTGGATCCCGGATTCCCTGGGGACAGTGCAGGGAGTCTGCACACACCTGTCTcccttgctgctgggagcagctcaaCACAGCACCATTCCCCGCTGATCCTGTCTTCTCCCTTGGGCTATGCTGGGACATGGTGGCTCACAGACCTCAAACTTTTCCCTCAGCACTAACCCGGGGTCCCCgttgccctggcactgccacagcttcccctgcccacctccctgtctccctcctgcccccagccccttgctctCACCATGGAGTGCTGCAGACCATTGGAACTGGCCCCTTCCCAATCCCGCTGCTTCCACTGCAcccagcagctttcccaggaTCTTTGCCAGGATCACTGCCCGTGCTGCTGCACTTGCcgcagcccaggagctgctgcttggggGGCTCGAGGGGCTGCTGCATGCCAAGCTGTTGGAAGGAGCTGCCAGTCTCCATGGAGAGCGTGGTGGCCCTGGGGAGAGAGAGACACTGCGTGGGTTATGCCAGGATGGAAGTGCTGGAGATGCCGGCTCAATCCCAAGAGGAGTCACCTGCGGCACCTTTGAAGAGCAGCTTGGTGCTCGGGGCCGTCCTGGTTGTGGGGTGactcagcccagagcagctgccagaggCCCTGGGAGATGCCTGGGATTCCTGGGATAATCACCATCCTCTGGACACTGACCTGCCCAGGTTGCCCTGCTGATTTAGGGTCACCTATGGGGACCTCAGGGACAAGACACCCCCAaacctggggagcagagctgcagccccccaTCTGTCACCCTCTCCCTCTCCATGCCCAGACACCCACCCTTCCTCGAGGGaacaccccctgtgccccacagcccccaccaGCATGGGGGGTGTCAGAGGGGTGCCATGCAGGGAGTGCCAGCTTTGGGGACCCCGCAGTGCTTACCTGGGAGCTCGTGTGGAAGCTGGAGGAGCGCGAGGCcaggcaggcactgctgaggctcGGGGTGAGGGTCCCTAaatgctgtggggctgggcccCATGGCCAGGGGCGGGAAAGATTGGGCCCCGCCTCcgtggggctggcagtggggaaAAGGtctgggatgggataggatagAATGGGACCTCCCCCTTGGGATGGTAGAAGTCCCATGGCCACCTCACCACCACCATGAACCTTGACCCATTTGGACCCCACAGACATCCTTCATCCTGCTCCCATGACCACCCTGTTCCATGGGGGTCCCACAGACACCCCTCATCCCGCTTCCCAAGGGTTCCATGATCAATAGACACCCACCATGCTGCTACCATGACTACCCTGGCCCATAGGGGTCCCACCAATACCCCTCATCCTGTTTCCCAAGGGTTCCATGATCAATAGACTCCACTCATCCTGCTCCCAGGAAGGGCCCTTtgccccagcaccccagggTGGCTCCCATTGCCTGGGGTGTGGGGGGCCCTCAGGAACGGGTGTTGCCCCTGCCCCACCGCCATGACCCTTCTGGGGCTGTTCCTTGTGTATCCCCCCTATCCTGCAGAAACCAGCACCCTCCCAAGAGTCCCATCCCAAGAATCCCCCGCTACCGGCTGGGCCAGATCCTGTCCCGGAGATGTCAGTCACCCCATCCGCCCTGCCCAGCAGTCCCCTCGCCCTGCCCCGGGGCACCCCGCCGTGCCACGCACCCGGgcaccctcccagccccagctctggggtgacACCAGGATAGGCACGTGCCCTACACCCCCCGATTGGGGTGTCCCCCCGCCCAGGCACTCTGGCACATCCCCCGGACCGGAAAGGGGAAGCgaaagcagcagggcacagcacccagtgccacgGGTACCCCGAGGAGGCAGCATCCACCCCGAGGCCTGGTGGGAGCGCTGGGGAGGCTGGGGGGTCACAGGGGAGCGGAGAGGAGGGTAGGGCTGGGGTGCTGTGCGATGGGGGAGCAATGGGTGCTGTGCGGGGGGGCCAGGGTGCTGTGCGGGTTGGGGTGTGATGAGTGCTGCAGAGGCCGCGGTGCTGAGAAAGGACGCGGGTGGGGGGCACTGAGGAGGGCGGGCAGGGACCGGGGGGGGGGAATCCGGGAGCGGAGGGGAGGGTCTGGGAACGGCCCCTTGAACCATCTCCGTCCCGCCCGTGCTAACCGAAAGAGGAAGCagctcccgccccgccccgcccccgagAAGTTCCGGCACGGGCAAGCGGGGCTGGGGTCGATGTGACGGGGCGGGGGGGCtgtgaggaggctgggggtgctgagcccAGAGGTGCAGTTCTGGGCAGTGCAAAGCTGGGTAGGGGGCACGGGATTCAGGGGTGCAGGATCTCAAGGTTCACAGGGGTACGGAACACAGGGGTGCAACCATGAGTGCATGTTCAGGgtgtgcagagcacagaggtTCAGGGCTTGGGGATGCCATGTACATGGGTACACGGTGCTGGATGTAGGGGTgcaagggctgggggtgctgggcat is part of the Molothrus aeneus isolate 106 chromosome 6, BPBGC_Maene_1.0, whole genome shotgun sequence genome and harbors:
- the LOC136557805 gene encoding aldehyde dehydrogenase family 3 member B1-like, giving the protein MTAAAKHLTPVTLELGGKNPCYVSDTCDVTNVARRVAWGRFFNAGQTCIAPDYLLCTLEMQEKLLPALQKAINDFYGPNPRESPDFGRIVSDKQFQRLRALLGSGRVAIGGQTDEAERYIAPTVLVDVQPSDPVMQEEIFGPILPIVIITNVDEAIDFINSRERPLAVYAFSSDDKVVNRVLERTSSGGFCGNDTLMHVTLPSLPFGGIGNSGLGTHHGKFSFDTFSHPRGCLKRGMGRESLNAPRYPPYSQRKFGLIQATLKVTHKSDCTLL
- the LOC136557519 gene encoding aldehyde dehydrogenase family 3 member B1-like isoform X2, producing METGSSFQQLGMQQPLEPPKQQLLGCGKCSSTGSDPGKDPGKAAGCSGSSGIGKGPVPMVCSTPCGNPYAGLVSHLRASWLSGKTRPMEYRVAQLEALGRFLDDKKQEILEATELDMGKPSFEAFFSEILLCKNELNVTLNNLCSWMKDEHVDKNLVMQLDSAFIRKDPYGVVLIIAPWNYPIHLFLVPLIGAIAAGNCAIIKPSEISKNTERLIAETLSCYLDSDCFAVVTGGVPETTRLLENKFDYIFFTGSSPVGRIVMTAAAKHLTPVTLELGGKNPCYVSDTCDVTNVARRVAWGRFFNAGQTCIAPDYLLCTLEMQEKLMPALREAITEFFGPNPRESPDFGRIVSDKQFQRLRALLGSGRVAIGGQTDEAERYIAPTVLADVLPSDPAMQEEVFGPILPIVVIANMDEAIDFINARPRPLALYAFSCDSKIVNQVLERTSSGGFCGNDTLMHVTLTSLPFGGVGNSGLGKYHGKFTFDTFSLHRGCLHRNMGLETLNTPRYPPYTQQKLGLLTTTFEVKRRGTCTLL
- the LOC136557519 gene encoding aldehyde dehydrogenase family 3 member B1-like isoform X1, yielding MFHATFRSIHRATTLSMETGSSFQQLGMQQPLEPPKQQLLGCGKCSSTGSDPGKDPGKAAGCSGSSGIGKGPVPMVCSTPCGNPYAGLVSHLRASWLSGKTRPMEYRVAQLEALGRFLDDKKQEILEATELDMGKPSFEAFFSEILLCKNELNVTLNNLCSWMKDEHVDKNLVMQLDSAFIRKDPYGVVLIIAPWNYPIHLFLVPLIGAIAAGNCAIIKPSEISKNTERLIAETLSCYLDSDCFAVVTGGVPETTRLLENKFDYIFFTGSSPVGRIVMTAAAKHLTPVTLELGGKNPCYVSDTCDVTNVARRVAWGRFFNAGQTCIAPDYLLCTLEMQEKLMPALREAITEFFGPNPRESPDFGRIVSDKQFQRLRALLGSGRVAIGGQTDEAERYIAPTVLADVLPSDPAMQEEVFGPILPIVVIANMDEAIDFINARPRPLALYAFSCDSKIVNQVLERTSSGGFCGNDTLMHVTLTSLPFGGVGNSGLGKYHGKFTFDTFSLHRGCLHRNMGLETLNTPRYPPYTQQKLGLLTTTFEVKRRGTCTLL
- the LOC136557519 gene encoding aldehyde dehydrogenase family 3 member B1-like isoform X3; amino-acid sequence: MGGCSSAPQVWGCLVPEVPIGDPKSAGQPGQVSVQRMVIIPGIPGISQGLWQLLWAESPHNQDGPEHQAALQRATTLSMETGSSFQQLGMQQPLEPPKQQLLGCGKCSSTGSDPGKDPGKAAGCSGSSGIGKGPVPMVCSTPCGNPYAGLVSHLRASWLSGKTRPMEYRVAQLEALGRFLDDKKQEILEATELDMGKPSFEAFFSEILLCKNELNVTLNNLCSWMKDEHVDKNLVMQLDSAFIRKDPYGVVLIIAPWNYPIHLFLVPLIGAIAAGNCAIIKPSEISKNTERLIAETLSCYLDSDCFAVVTGGVPETTRLLENKFDYIFFTGSSPVGRIVMTAAAKHLTPVTLELGGKNPCYVSDTCDVTNVARRVAWGRFFNAGQTCIAPDYLLCTLEMQEKLMPALREAITEFFGPNPRESPDFGRIVSDKQFQRLRALLGSGRVAIGGQTDEAERYIAPTVLADVLPSDPAMQEEVFGPILPIVVIANMDEAIDFINARPRPLALYAFSCDSKIVNQVLERTSSGGFCGNDTLMHVTLTSLPFGGVGNSGLGKYHGKFTFDTFSLHRGCLHRNMGLETLNTPRYPPYTQQKLGLLTTTFEVKRRGTCTLL